The DNA segment AAAGAGTTACTTACCAAGTAGAGTCCACAGTTTGTGGCACTTGTTTATCTTATTCAGTAACACTACGCGGATGGCTATCACCGCTAATTTGGTCATTTTCTCGCCCTTATGTAGATCGTGTGGCACGTTCCTTAGTTGAATCTGTAGAAAAAGCCACATTACAGGCAGTATCAGGGAAGGCAAAAAGTCTGAACAATAATTGTTTTGATTTTTAGGTCGGGGATGGGGGAATAGGGACTGCTGTTGACTGTTGACATCCCTGACGATGGATAGCGCAACTTAAAAGCAAAATAGCTCACAGCGTCCCCGGTTCTCAGTCCCTAATTTTTAACACCTAAAGAAAGTTAAGATTTTATTAGGCGATAATAAAAAAATTTTAAATTTTATTACGCCGATCCATGAGGAAATACTCAGCAGTTTCTGCTGATTGATTTTGCAGCTGGTCAAAAACCAGGTCGCATCTATCTCTAGCTTGCATTTTGAATTTTTAATTTTGAGTTTTGAATTGTATATGTACGATGTCCTCGATTCACAATCTGTCTTAGAAGTGTTGCGACCAGTGCAAGACCCAGAACTGCGTAAGAGTCTGGTAGAACTGAATATGATTCGCAACGTCAAAATTGATGGGGGTCAAGTAAGCTTCACCTTAGTTTTGACTACGCCTGCTTGTCCATTGCGGGAATTTATTGTTGAAGATTGCCAAAGGGCTGTGAAAAAGCTACCTGGGGTAACAGATGTCAGTGTAGAAGTTACAGCAGAAACACCCCAACAAAAAAGCTTGCCAGACCGCAATGGTGTTCCCGGTGTGAAAAATATTATCGCCATCTCTAGTGGTAAAGGTGGTGTCGGTAAAAGTACTGTGGCGGTAAATGTCGCCGTAGCTTTAGCGCAGACGGGGGCAAAAGTTGGCTTACTAGATGCGGATATCTACGGTCCCAATGATCCTACGATGTTAGGGCTGGGTGATGCCCAAATTGTCGTGCGTTCCACAGAAAAAGGCGAAGTATTGGAACCCGCTTTTAATCATGGTGTCAAATTGGTCTCGATGGGTTTTCTGATTGACCGGGATCAGCCTGTAATTTGGCGGGGGCCGATGCTGAATGGGGTAATTCGCCAGTTTCTCTATCAAGTAGAGTGGGGCGAGTTGGACTATTTAATTGTGGATATGCCCCCAGGAACAGGAGATGCCCAGTTAACTTTAACTCAGGCTGTACCAATGTCTGGAGCAGTAATTGTGACTACACCCCAAAACGTAGCCTTGTTAGATTCTCGTAAAGGTTTACGTATGTTCCAGCAAATGAACGTGGCTGTTTTGGGAATAGTAGAAAACATGAGCTACTTCATTCCCCCTGATATGCCAGATAAGCATTACGATATTTTTGGTTCCGGTGGCGGTTCCAAAACAGCAGCAGAATTAGGTGTACCCTTACTAGGCTGCATACCCTTGGAAATTTCCACTAGAATTGGCGGTGATAATGGTGTACCCATTGTTGTTGCTGACCCAGATTCAGCCTCTGCCAAGGCATTAAAAGCGATCGCTTTAACAATTGCTGGTAAAGTATCAGTCGCAGCCCTCACATAATTAAAAGTTATGAAGGCTGTGTAGCACGTTAGTAAGTCTTAGGTGGTGAGTGTTGAGTCAATAGTTTTACTCAACACTCCAGGCTATTATTTTTAGGACTTACGGATGAAAACGAAAGATCAAGGGTTTGGAGAAGGGTATAGGGGTATAGGGGTATAAATGTTTGAAAACCTTACACCCCTGAACCCTTACACCCGGTCTAAACAGAAAATCTGGGTGAGTAAGTCCTAATTTTAAATTTTTGTCTAATTTCTAGACCAAAACCCAGTCAGACAAAGTTATTAATAGTCAATAAATCTCATAGCTAAACCCTCAACTCATACGATGTTATTAAAACGATCGCTTCCCAAAATGCGTTGGAAATCTTGGGTTAAGCCGTGGCAACAATTAGACTGGCCATTATTTTGCTTGCCTGTAGGGGTCAGCATCTTTGGCGGTCTGATGATCCTCAGCACAGAACTCAAGCAGCCAGTAACAGATTGGTGGTGGCACTGGCTAATTGCTGGTATTGGTGTTTTTATTGCCTTATTTCTGGCTCGTTGCCGTTACGACAACCTGTTGCAATGGCATTGGATCACCTACGTATTGACTAATATCAGTCTGATTACTGTGATGGCTGCGGGTACAAGTGCCAAAGGCGCACAACGTTGGCTGACGATTGGTGGTTTTAACGTA comes from the Nostoc sp. PCC 7120 = FACHB-418 genome and includes:
- a CDS encoding Mrp/NBP35 family ATP-binding protein; translation: MYDVLDSQSVLEVLRPVQDPELRKSLVELNMIRNVKIDGGQVSFTLVLTTPACPLREFIVEDCQRAVKKLPGVTDVSVEVTAETPQQKSLPDRNGVPGVKNIIAISSGKGGVGKSTVAVNVAVALAQTGAKVGLLDADIYGPNDPTMLGLGDAQIVVRSTEKGEVLEPAFNHGVKLVSMGFLIDRDQPVIWRGPMLNGVIRQFLYQVEWGELDYLIVDMPPGTGDAQLTLTQAVPMSGAVIVTTPQNVALLDSRKGLRMFQQMNVAVLGIVENMSYFIPPDMPDKHYDIFGSGGGSKTAAELGVPLLGCIPLEISTRIGGDNGVPIVVADPDSASAKALKAIALTIAGKVSVAALT